The Solanum lycopersicum chromosome 9, SLM_r2.1 genome window below encodes:
- the LOC101247464 gene encoding deacetoxyvindoline 4-hydroxylase-like: MDYDPSDEKKAIDDTKAGVKGLVDSGIVKIPRIFIRPPHELAEELNMCKSTLQVPVVDLSGIEVEDRRKIIVDEIREVSETLGLFQVINHGIPSRVLEGMIDGTRKFHEQDVEVKKEYYSSDPTTRRVRYDGNVHVYKTEGKTAHWKDTLYVAGLVSGHIEPEELPEVCRKEYVEYTNHVDKLGEILFGILSEGLGLKPDQLKATECAKEQGMACHYYPKCPQPELTLGTGKHTDPVFLTFILQNQIGGLQVMCDNQWADVEPIEHGLVVIIGDLLQILSNDKFVSATHRVVANEAAEPRISIIFFFSGVSTPPKMFGPIKELISEQNPPLYKQVLVVDYVSYFLSKPLDKTSLDLVRL, from the exons ATGGATTATGATCCATCGGATGAGAAAAAGGCTATTGATGATACAAAAGCTGGTGTTAAGGGACTAGTTGATTCTGGAATAGTCAAGATTCCAAGAATTTTCATTAGGCCACCTCATGAACTTGCTGAGGAGTTGAATATGTGCAAGTCAACTCTACAGGTTCCGGTGGTGGATCTAAGTGGCATTGAAGTTGAAGATCGGCGTAAGATCATTGTTGATGAAATAAGGGAAGTATCTGAGACACTGGGACTTTTCCAAGTGATAAATCATGGGATTCCTTCAAGAGTTTTGGAAGGAATGATTGATGGGACTCGTAAATTTCATGAACAAGATGTCGAAGTGAAGAAAGAGTACTATTCGTCTGATCCAACAACCAGACGAGTTAGATATGATGGCAATGTTCATGTGTACAAAACAGAAGGAAAGACTGCACACTGGAAGGATACATTGTATGTCGCTGGGCTAGTTTCTGGTCACATTGAACCTGAAGAATTACCAGAAGTTTGCAG GAAGGAATACGTTGAGTACACAAATCATGTCGATAAACTAGGGGAAATTCTTTTTGGCATACTATCAGAAGGTCTTGGGCTCAAACCTGACCAGTTGAAAGCTACAGAATGTGCCAAAGAACAAGGGATGGCATGCCATTACTACCCGAAATGCCCACAGCCAGAGCTAACTCTTGGTACTGGTAAGCATACGGATCCTGTTTTCCTTACGTTTATCCTTCAAAATCAGATTGGTGGGCTTCAAGTCATGTGTGATAACCAATGGGCGGATGTTGAACCGATTGAACATGGTTTGGTTGTTATTATTGGTGACCTTCTTCAG ATCCTATCAAATGACAAGTTTGTAAGTGCAACTCATAGAGTTGTAGCAAATGAGGCAGCAGAACCAAGGATTTCAATTATATTCTTCTTCAGTGGAGTTTCTACACCTCCAAAGATGTTTGGTCCAATCAAAGAGCTCATATCAGAACAAAACCCCCCACTGTATAAACAAGTTCTAGTGGTTGATTATGTCTCATACTTTTTGTCTAAACCACTTGATAAGACTAGTCTTGATCTTGTTAGACTCTGA